One genomic window of Elaeis guineensis isolate ETL-2024a chromosome 2, EG11, whole genome shotgun sequence includes the following:
- the LOC105043466 gene encoding uncharacterized protein isoform X2, whose protein sequence is MMQMLGFRGGSSSSPASSSKEKGPPPRRSDAAAASSPSSSPATVGPARPLRLVYCDEKGKFRMDPEAVATLQLVKGPVGVISVCGRARQGKSFILNQLLGRSSGFQVASTHRPCTKGLWLWSAPIKRTALDGTEYNLLLLDSEGIDAYDQTMGGIDEAALDRLSLVTEMTKHIRVRASGGRSTALELGQFSPVFVWLLRDFYLDLVEDNRKITPRDYLELALRPVQGGGRDISAKNEIRESIRALFPDRECFTLVRPLNNENDLQRLDQIPLDKLRREFRSGLDALTNFVFERTRPKQVGATVMTGPILSGITQSFLDAINNGAIPTISSSWQSVEEAECRRAYDSAADIYMSSFDRTKPAEEAVLREAHENAVQKALTVFNATAVGGGSARLHYEKLLHNFFRKAFEDFKRNAFIEADLISSNIIQSMEMKLQEACHVPNAKLNDVIQCLDSLLSKYESSSHGPGKWQKLAAFLHKCLEGPILDLFRRQLNQIESERSTLKLKCSSSEDKLGLLMMQLEANEKHRTEYLKRYEEAISDKEKISKDYSVRILDLQNKYSKLEERCSGLLKALDLAKLESSDWRTKYDHTYSEQKAEEDKFKAQLATLESRMSASEGRLAAVREQTHSAQEEALEWKRKYDIAVREAKTALERAALVQERTNKKAQEREDTLREEFADQIAEKEREIAHLTAKIDFAEKHANSLVSQFEAAESKLKSQEAESLALKNEIRTLVENLSSVRTVAESHDKQVKILEQEKNHLEEKYVSECKKFSEADKRCKDAEREAKRAIDLADSARAEVIASQKEKNEAQQLAMERLTVIERTKRQVESLERERTKLMDEVERLRQSEMDANSKITSLEGRVNEREKEIEEMLSQSNAQRSNTVQVLEGLLTTERVALAEANNRAEALSLQLQATQGKLDALQQELTSIRLNETALDSKLRTAHGKRLRVEDCMGTESVHNMDVVDQEVVRGRKKCKSTTSPFNYTPTEDGGSVFIGEEDRNENEENHHTEAKDYAKFTVLKLKQELTKHGFGAQLLQLKNPNKKDFIALYEKHVLKK, encoded by the exons CTTCTAGGAAGGAGCAGTGGATTTCAAGTAGCTTCTACTCATCGACCATGCACTAAGGGGCTTTGGCTATGGAGCGCGCCGATAAAGCGAACTGCTCTTGATGGCACTGAATACAATCTTTTACTGTTAGATAGCGAAGGAATTGATGCCTATGATCAAACA ATGGGGGGTATAGATGAAGCTGCACTTGATCGTCTATCCCTAGTCACTGAAATGACTAAACATATCAGAGTGAGAGCATCTGGAGGAAGATCCACAGCACTGGAGCTTGGGCAATTTTCTCCAGTCTTTGTTTGGCTATTGAGG GACTTCTATTTAGATTTAGTAGAGGATAACAGGAAAATTACTCCACGCGACTACCTAGAGTTAGCACTGAGACCTGTGCAAGGTGGAGGAAGGGATATATCTGCTAAAAATGAG atTCGGGAGTCCATTCGTGCTCTTTTCCCTGATAGAGAGTGTTTTACACTAGTGCGACCATTGAACAATGAAAATGATCTCCAACGCCTTGATCAAATCCCT TTAGATAAATTGCGGCGAGAATTTAGGTCTGGCCTTGATGCATTGACAAATTTCGTCTTTGAGCGAACCAGGCCCAAACAAGTAGGAGCAACTGTAATGACAGGTCCTATTCTTTCCGGTATTACACAATCATTTTTGGATGCCATCAACAATGGTGCTATACCTACAATATCCTCCTCATGGCAG AGTGTCGAAGAAGCTGAATGTCGCAGAGCTTATGATTCGGCTGCTGATATTTACATGTCTTCTTTTGACCGCACAAAACCGGCAGAAGAG GCTGTTCTAAGAGAAGCACATGAAAATGCTGTTCAAAAAGCTCTTACTGTTTTTAATGCCACTGCTGTGGGAGGTGGCTCAGCCCGTCTGCATTATGAAAAGCTTctccataattttttcagaaaggCATTTGAG GATTTTAAAAGGAATGCTTTTATAGAGGCAGATTTGATCTCTTCAAATATAATACAGAGCATGGAAATGAAGTTGCAAGAAGCTTGTCATGTTCCTAATGCGAAACTTAATGATGTGATTCAG TGTTTGGACAGTCTGCTCTCCAAATACGAGTCATCTTCTCATGGTCCAGGAAAATGGCAAAAATTGGCTGCTTTTTTGCACAAGTG TTTGGAGGGTCCAATACTGGACCTTTTCCGGAGACaattaaatcaaattgaatcagaaAGGAGCACTCTTAAGTTGAAATGCAGTTCAAGCGAAGACAAATTGGGATTGCTTATGATGCAACTTGAGGCAAATGAGAAACACAGGACTGAATATCTGAAGCGCTATGAGGAAGCCATCAGTGACAAGGAAAAAATTTCCAAAGATTACTCTGTTCGTATTTTGGATTTGCAAAACAAATATAGCAAGTTAGAGGAACGTTGTTCAGGATTACTTAAAGCTCTTGATCTTGCTAAACTTGAATCCTCTGATTGGAGGACTAAATATGACCATACATATTCAGAGCAGAAGGCTGAGGAAGACAAGTTCAAGGCTCAACTGGCCACTCTGGAGTCCAGAATGAGTGCTTCTGAAGGGAGATTAGCTGCTGTTCGTGAACAGACACATTCTGCTCAGGAAGAGGCCTTGGAATGGAAGAGAAAATATGATATTGCTGTCAGAGAAGCTAAAACAGCTTTGGAGAGAGCAGCTTTAGTGCAAGAACGCACTAATAAGAAAGCACAAGAAAGAGAAGATACCTTGAGGGAAGAATTTGCTGACCAGATAGCGGAAAAG GAAAGGGAAATTGCCCATTTGACCGCAAAGATTGACTTTGCAGAAAAGCATGCAAACAGTTTGGTCTCACAATTTGAG GCTGCAGAATCTAAATTGAAGAGCCAGGAGGCAGAATCTTTGGCCTTGAAAAATGAAATCAGAACATTAGTTGAGAACTTAAGTTCTGTTAGAACTGTAGCTGAATCTCATGACAAGCAAGTCAAAATACTGGAACAAGAAAAGAACCATCTTGAGGAGAAATACGTTTCTGAATGCAAGAAATTCAGCGAAGCAGACAAGAGATGTAAAGATGCTGAAAGGGAGGCAAAGAGAGCAATTGACTTGGCTGATTCTGCTCGTGCTGAAGTGATTGCTTCTCAGAAGGAGAAGAATGAAGCTCAGCAGTTGGCAATGGAAAGATTGACAGTAATTGAAAGAACTAAAAGGCAGGTTGAGAGCCTTGAGAGAGAGAGGACTAAGCTGATGGATGAAGTCGAGAGGCTGCGCCAATCTGAGATGGATGCAAATTCCAAGATCACATCACTTGAGGGAAGGGTTAATGAAAGAGAGAAGGAAATCGAGGAAATGTTGAGTCAGAGCAATGCACAGAGGTCCAACACAGTCCAAGTTCTTGAGGGTCTTTTGACAACAGAAAGAGTGGCTCTAGCAGAAGCCAACAACAGAGCAGAGGCATTGTCGTTGCAGCTACAAGCAACTCAAGGCAAACTAGATGCACTCCAGCAGGAGCTGACTTCGATTCGACTCAATGAGACTGCACTTGACAGCAAGCTCAGGACTGCTCACGGGAAGCGTTTGAGGGTCGAGGATTGTATGGGCACTGAGTCTGTCCACAATATGGACGTTGTTGATCAAGAGGTGGTCAGGGGCAGAAAAAAATGCAAGAGTACCACTAGCCCCTTCAATTATACTCCCACAGAAGATGGTGGTTCTGTTTTCATAGGGGAAGAAGATAGAaatgagaatgaagaaaatcaCCACACTGAAGCGAAAGATTATGCAAAGTTTACCGTGTTGAAACTGAAACAGGAGCTCACAAAGCATGGATTTGGCGCACAACTGTTACAGCTAAAAAATCCCAATAAGAAGGACTTCATTGCATTGTATGAAAAACATGTCCTGAAAAAATAG
- the LOC105043466 gene encoding uncharacterized protein isoform X1 yields MMQMLGFRGGSSSSPASSSKEKGPPPRRSDAAAASSPSSSPATVGPARPLRLVYCDEKGKFRMDPEAVATLQLVKGPVGVISVCGRARQGKSFILNQLLGRSSGFQVASTHRPCTKGLWLWSAPIKRTALDGTEYNLLLLDSEGIDAYDQTGTYSTQIFSLAVLLSSMFIYNQMGGIDEAALDRLSLVTEMTKHIRVRASGGRSTALELGQFSPVFVWLLRDFYLDLVEDNRKITPRDYLELALRPVQGGGRDISAKNEIRESIRALFPDRECFTLVRPLNNENDLQRLDQIPLDKLRREFRSGLDALTNFVFERTRPKQVGATVMTGPILSGITQSFLDAINNGAIPTISSSWQSVEEAECRRAYDSAADIYMSSFDRTKPAEEAVLREAHENAVQKALTVFNATAVGGGSARLHYEKLLHNFFRKAFEDFKRNAFIEADLISSNIIQSMEMKLQEACHVPNAKLNDVIQCLDSLLSKYESSSHGPGKWQKLAAFLHKCLEGPILDLFRRQLNQIESERSTLKLKCSSSEDKLGLLMMQLEANEKHRTEYLKRYEEAISDKEKISKDYSVRILDLQNKYSKLEERCSGLLKALDLAKLESSDWRTKYDHTYSEQKAEEDKFKAQLATLESRMSASEGRLAAVREQTHSAQEEALEWKRKYDIAVREAKTALERAALVQERTNKKAQEREDTLREEFADQIAEKEREIAHLTAKIDFAEKHANSLVSQFEAAESKLKSQEAESLALKNEIRTLVENLSSVRTVAESHDKQVKILEQEKNHLEEKYVSECKKFSEADKRCKDAEREAKRAIDLADSARAEVIASQKEKNEAQQLAMERLTVIERTKRQVESLERERTKLMDEVERLRQSEMDANSKITSLEGRVNEREKEIEEMLSQSNAQRSNTVQVLEGLLTTERVALAEANNRAEALSLQLQATQGKLDALQQELTSIRLNETALDSKLRTAHGKRLRVEDCMGTESVHNMDVVDQEVVRGRKKCKSTTSPFNYTPTEDGGSVFIGEEDRNENEENHHTEAKDYAKFTVLKLKQELTKHGFGAQLLQLKNPNKKDFIALYEKHVLKK; encoded by the exons CTTCTAGGAAGGAGCAGTGGATTTCAAGTAGCTTCTACTCATCGACCATGCACTAAGGGGCTTTGGCTATGGAGCGCGCCGATAAAGCGAACTGCTCTTGATGGCACTGAATACAATCTTTTACTGTTAGATAGCGAAGGAATTGATGCCTATGATCAAACA GGGACTTATAGTACACAAATATTTTCTCTGGCAGTTCTGTTATCAAGCATGTTTATCTATAACCAG ATGGGGGGTATAGATGAAGCTGCACTTGATCGTCTATCCCTAGTCACTGAAATGACTAAACATATCAGAGTGAGAGCATCTGGAGGAAGATCCACAGCACTGGAGCTTGGGCAATTTTCTCCAGTCTTTGTTTGGCTATTGAGG GACTTCTATTTAGATTTAGTAGAGGATAACAGGAAAATTACTCCACGCGACTACCTAGAGTTAGCACTGAGACCTGTGCAAGGTGGAGGAAGGGATATATCTGCTAAAAATGAG atTCGGGAGTCCATTCGTGCTCTTTTCCCTGATAGAGAGTGTTTTACACTAGTGCGACCATTGAACAATGAAAATGATCTCCAACGCCTTGATCAAATCCCT TTAGATAAATTGCGGCGAGAATTTAGGTCTGGCCTTGATGCATTGACAAATTTCGTCTTTGAGCGAACCAGGCCCAAACAAGTAGGAGCAACTGTAATGACAGGTCCTATTCTTTCCGGTATTACACAATCATTTTTGGATGCCATCAACAATGGTGCTATACCTACAATATCCTCCTCATGGCAG AGTGTCGAAGAAGCTGAATGTCGCAGAGCTTATGATTCGGCTGCTGATATTTACATGTCTTCTTTTGACCGCACAAAACCGGCAGAAGAG GCTGTTCTAAGAGAAGCACATGAAAATGCTGTTCAAAAAGCTCTTACTGTTTTTAATGCCACTGCTGTGGGAGGTGGCTCAGCCCGTCTGCATTATGAAAAGCTTctccataattttttcagaaaggCATTTGAG GATTTTAAAAGGAATGCTTTTATAGAGGCAGATTTGATCTCTTCAAATATAATACAGAGCATGGAAATGAAGTTGCAAGAAGCTTGTCATGTTCCTAATGCGAAACTTAATGATGTGATTCAG TGTTTGGACAGTCTGCTCTCCAAATACGAGTCATCTTCTCATGGTCCAGGAAAATGGCAAAAATTGGCTGCTTTTTTGCACAAGTG TTTGGAGGGTCCAATACTGGACCTTTTCCGGAGACaattaaatcaaattgaatcagaaAGGAGCACTCTTAAGTTGAAATGCAGTTCAAGCGAAGACAAATTGGGATTGCTTATGATGCAACTTGAGGCAAATGAGAAACACAGGACTGAATATCTGAAGCGCTATGAGGAAGCCATCAGTGACAAGGAAAAAATTTCCAAAGATTACTCTGTTCGTATTTTGGATTTGCAAAACAAATATAGCAAGTTAGAGGAACGTTGTTCAGGATTACTTAAAGCTCTTGATCTTGCTAAACTTGAATCCTCTGATTGGAGGACTAAATATGACCATACATATTCAGAGCAGAAGGCTGAGGAAGACAAGTTCAAGGCTCAACTGGCCACTCTGGAGTCCAGAATGAGTGCTTCTGAAGGGAGATTAGCTGCTGTTCGTGAACAGACACATTCTGCTCAGGAAGAGGCCTTGGAATGGAAGAGAAAATATGATATTGCTGTCAGAGAAGCTAAAACAGCTTTGGAGAGAGCAGCTTTAGTGCAAGAACGCACTAATAAGAAAGCACAAGAAAGAGAAGATACCTTGAGGGAAGAATTTGCTGACCAGATAGCGGAAAAG GAAAGGGAAATTGCCCATTTGACCGCAAAGATTGACTTTGCAGAAAAGCATGCAAACAGTTTGGTCTCACAATTTGAG GCTGCAGAATCTAAATTGAAGAGCCAGGAGGCAGAATCTTTGGCCTTGAAAAATGAAATCAGAACATTAGTTGAGAACTTAAGTTCTGTTAGAACTGTAGCTGAATCTCATGACAAGCAAGTCAAAATACTGGAACAAGAAAAGAACCATCTTGAGGAGAAATACGTTTCTGAATGCAAGAAATTCAGCGAAGCAGACAAGAGATGTAAAGATGCTGAAAGGGAGGCAAAGAGAGCAATTGACTTGGCTGATTCTGCTCGTGCTGAAGTGATTGCTTCTCAGAAGGAGAAGAATGAAGCTCAGCAGTTGGCAATGGAAAGATTGACAGTAATTGAAAGAACTAAAAGGCAGGTTGAGAGCCTTGAGAGAGAGAGGACTAAGCTGATGGATGAAGTCGAGAGGCTGCGCCAATCTGAGATGGATGCAAATTCCAAGATCACATCACTTGAGGGAAGGGTTAATGAAAGAGAGAAGGAAATCGAGGAAATGTTGAGTCAGAGCAATGCACAGAGGTCCAACACAGTCCAAGTTCTTGAGGGTCTTTTGACAACAGAAAGAGTGGCTCTAGCAGAAGCCAACAACAGAGCAGAGGCATTGTCGTTGCAGCTACAAGCAACTCAAGGCAAACTAGATGCACTCCAGCAGGAGCTGACTTCGATTCGACTCAATGAGACTGCACTTGACAGCAAGCTCAGGACTGCTCACGGGAAGCGTTTGAGGGTCGAGGATTGTATGGGCACTGAGTCTGTCCACAATATGGACGTTGTTGATCAAGAGGTGGTCAGGGGCAGAAAAAAATGCAAGAGTACCACTAGCCCCTTCAATTATACTCCCACAGAAGATGGTGGTTCTGTTTTCATAGGGGAAGAAGATAGAaatgagaatgaagaaaatcaCCACACTGAAGCGAAAGATTATGCAAAGTTTACCGTGTTGAAACTGAAACAGGAGCTCACAAAGCATGGATTTGGCGCACAACTGTTACAGCTAAAAAATCCCAATAAGAAGGACTTCATTGCATTGTATGAAAAACATGTCCTGAAAAAATAG